In Dromaius novaehollandiae isolate bDroNov1 chromosome 3, bDroNov1.hap1, whole genome shotgun sequence, the following are encoded in one genomic region:
- the LOC112979548 gene encoding interleukin-17F-like — protein MSPTICASLFRSLLLALLALLSASSPAYGKAVRPGLKPERLFKQADVGCLTPKDFQFPQTVKVNISISNTNQDTKTTRDVSSRSLAPWDYRIDEDPNRFPQVIADAQCRHSSCVDLAGQLDYSVNSVPIRQEILVLRREQRGCQHSYRLEKKMITVGCTCARPVIQHQA, from the exons ATGTCTCCGACCATTTGTGCATCTCTG TTCAGATCACTGTTACTCGCGCTGCTGGCCCTGCTCTCAGCCAGCAGTCCTGCCTATGGGAAGGCAGTACGGCCTGGGCTCAAGCCAGAGAGACTCTTCAAGCAAGCAGATGTTGGTTGCCTGACCCCAAAAGATTTCCAATTCCCTCAAACCGTGAAAGTCAATATAAGCATCAGCAACACAAACCAGGACACCAAAACGACTCGTGATGTCAGCAGCCGGTCATTGGCTCCATGGGATTACAG AATCGATGAGGACCCCAACCGCTTCCCCCAGGTGATTGCTGATGCCCAGTGCCGCCACTCCAGCTGCGTGGACTTAGCCGGGCAGCTTGACTACAGTGTCAACTCTGTCCCCATCCGTCAGGAGATCCTCGTTCTCCGGCGGGAGCAGAGGGGCTGCCAACACTCATACCGTCTGGAGAAGAAAATGATCACTGTGGGCTGCACATGTGCCCGCCCGGTCATCCAACACCAAGCTTAA
- the LOC112979560 gene encoding interleukin-17F-like, translating to MVHDVRNRSLAPWDYRLDEDPNRFPQVIADAKCRHSSCVSPQGQEDHSLNSVPIRQEILVLRREQRGCLPTYRLEKKVITVGCTCATPVVQYQA from the exons ATGGTCCATGATGTCAGGAACCGGTCGCTTGCTCCTTGGGATTACAG GCTCGATGAGGACCCCAACCGCTTCCCCCAGGTGATTGCGGATGCCAAGTGCCGTCACTCCAGCTGCGTGAGCCCGCAGGGCCAGGAGGACCACAGCTTGAACTCCGTCCCCATCCGCCAGGAGATCCTCGTACTccggcgggagcagcggggctgcCTGCCCACCTACCGCCTGGAGAAGAAGGTCATCACCGTGGGCTGCACCTGTGCCACCCCAGTTGTCCAGTACCAGGCCTAG